From a single Nicotiana tabacum cultivar K326 chromosome 8, ASM71507v2, whole genome shotgun sequence genomic region:
- the LOC107777269 gene encoding GDSL esterase/lipase LTL1 — translation MPSPIFATIFLVMFIGTFVTCTEARAFFVFGDSLVDNGNNNYLLTSARADSPPYGIDYPTHRPTGRFSNGFNIPDLISQELGAEPTLPYLDPELTGDKLLVGANFASAGIGILNDTGVQFANIIRISQQLQNFEQYQARVSALLGEEQTQMLVNKALVLITLGGNDYVNNYFFTPLSARRLQYNLEDFSVYIISEYRKILMRLYDLGARRVLVTGSGPLGCVPSSLASRSTNGECAEEPQRASAIFNPLLVEMILSLNQELGSDVFVAANAVDMQNDFIRDPQAFGFITSKVACCGQGPYNGVGICTAASNLCPNRDLYAFWDPFHPTERANKIIVQTIFTGSDKYMTPMNLSTIMAIDSL, via the exons ATGCCTAGTCCAATTTTTGCTACTATTTTCCTAGTAATGTTTATTGGAACTTTTGTAACTTGTACTGAGGCTCGTGCTTTCTTTGTATTTGGTGATTCACTTGTTGACAATGGAAACAACAATTATTTACTAACTTCTGCAAGGGCTGATTCTCCACCTTATGGCATTGATTATCCTACTCATCGTCCTACTGGCCGTTTTTCCAATGGCTTCAATATACCTGATCTTATAA GCCAAGAGCTTGGTGCTGAACCAACATTGCCATACTTGGACCCTGAGCTAACTGGAGATAAATTGCTCGTTGGAGCAAATTTTGCTTCTGCTGGAATTGGAATTCTTAACGATACTGGAGTTCAGTTT GCAAACATAATAAGAATTTCCCAGCAACTACAAAACTTTGAACAATACCAGGCTCGAGTGAGTGCTCTTTTAGGAGAAGAACAGACACAGATGCTAGTAAACAAAGCTCTTGTTCTTATTACTTTGGGAGGCAATGACTATGTCAACAACTATTTTTTCACACCACTTTCAGCCAGAAGACTTCAGTACAACCTTGAGGATTTCTCTGTTTATATTATCAGCGAGTATCGGAAGATTTTGATG AGGCTGTATGATTTGGGAGCAAGAAGAGTGTTGGTGACAGGATCTGGACCATTAGGTTGTGTCCCATCTAGTCTAGCCAGCAGGAGCACCAATGGCGAATGTGCAGAGGAGCCTCAACGTGCTTCTGCTATTTTCAATCCTCTCCTTGTTGAAATGATTCTAAGTCTCAATCAAGAACTTGGCTCTGATGTTTTTGTTGCTGCTAACGCTGTGGATATGCAGAACGACTTCATCAGAGATCCTCAAGCCTTCG GTTTTATAACATCAAAAGTGGCATGTTGTGGACAAGGGCCATATAATGGAGTTGGAATTTGCACAGCTGCatcaaatttatgtccaaacagaGATCTATATGCATTTTGGGATCCTTTCCATCCAACAGAACGTGCCAACAAAATCATAGTCCAAACAATTTTTACTGGTTCAGACAAGTACATGACACCTATGAACTTAAGCACAATTATGGCTATCGACTCTCTGTAG